A section of the Rossellomorea marisflavi genome encodes:
- a CDS encoding nucleoside hydrolase: protein MKNVLIFADPGIDDTLAIMYTLMHPDIRVIGIVSGYGNTARDKAANNIAYILDLAGQKDIPVIMGATRSCTGKTPVYYPEIHGPDGLGPITPPATFKGSFKEFSEIFKIVRSYDDVHILDLGRSTSLAVAIILDEGFIDQVSGFYIMGGAFLVPGNVTETAEANFHGDPVASHAILSTVPRISLFPLNVTNRAIVTSSHIDMITSSPASGTGLTSILKDVHSFYDRAYKEKIPGLPGPPIHDLVAASLMMNPSFGRSLKRDVGVETAGPFRGQSNADFRPASKPGNHSPNIYLSIDYEAFIRDFIRIMSEI, encoded by the coding sequence GTGAAGAATGTATTGATATTCGCTGACCCGGGTATCGATGATACCCTGGCCATCATGTATACCCTCATGCATCCTGACATCCGGGTGATCGGAATCGTATCGGGTTATGGAAATACAGCACGTGATAAAGCCGCGAATAATATCGCTTATATCCTGGACCTTGCAGGTCAAAAAGACATCCCCGTCATCATGGGTGCCACCCGTTCGTGTACGGGGAAAACGCCTGTTTATTACCCTGAGATCCACGGACCGGATGGACTTGGCCCCATCACTCCTCCGGCCACCTTCAAAGGAAGCTTCAAAGAGTTCAGCGAGATCTTCAAGATCGTCCGTTCCTATGACGATGTACACATCCTGGACCTTGGAAGGAGTACCTCCCTTGCCGTTGCCATCATTCTTGACGAGGGGTTCATCGATCAGGTGTCCGGGTTCTATATCATGGGAGGCGCTTTCCTTGTTCCGGGAAATGTGACAGAAACAGCCGAAGCCAACTTCCACGGTGACCCCGTCGCCAGTCACGCCATCCTTTCCACGGTACCGCGCATCAGCCTCTTCCCCCTCAACGTGACCAATCGGGCGATCGTGACATCATCACATATCGATATGATCACATCCTCTCCTGCGTCGGGTACGGGTCTCACCTCGATTCTTAAAGACGTCCATTCATTCTATGACCGTGCTTATAAGGAGAAGATACCCGGGTTGCCTGGGCCACCGATCCATGATCTTGTTGCTGCCTCCCTCATGATGAATCCATCATTCGGTCGTTCTCTTAAAAGGGACGTAGGGGTTGAAACGGCCGGACCATTCAGGGGTCAATCCAACGCAGATTTCCGCCCGGCTTCAAAACCGGGCAATCACTCGCCAAACATTTATCTCTCCATCGATTATGAAGCATTCATACGTGATTTCATCAGGATCATGAGCGAGATATGA
- a CDS encoding MurR/RpiR family transcriptional regulator codes for MPQHCLPRIRSHYSQFSEKEKKIANTIIADPEKIIHSTISQLAEDLSVADATVFRFCKRIGFKGYQAMKISLAAEIVTPLDDIHETIEEGDSEKVIAQKVFRSNIRTLEDSIAIMDEESFTSAVAMMLKARRIEFYGTGGSGFVAMDAHHKFLRTGMTTTAYNDSHMQLISASQLASEDLIFFISHSGANKDLLEVLEVAKGNGVPTIAITHFAKSPMSLGVDVSLFTSSQETDYRSEALASRIGQLSIVDALYVTIMMKRKDQSSRSLQKMRDAISVKKI; via the coding sequence ATACCTCAACATTGTTTACCACGCATCCGGTCCCACTATTCTCAATTCAGCGAAAAAGAAAAGAAAATAGCCAATACTATTATTGCTGACCCTGAAAAAATTATCCATTCTACCATCAGTCAGCTTGCAGAAGATCTTTCCGTAGCCGACGCCACCGTCTTCAGGTTCTGCAAACGCATCGGTTTCAAGGGCTATCAGGCCATGAAGATTTCCTTGGCGGCAGAAATCGTCACCCCCCTGGATGACATTCATGAAACGATTGAAGAAGGTGATAGTGAAAAAGTCATTGCTCAAAAGGTGTTCCGCTCCAACATCCGGACGTTGGAAGATTCCATCGCCATCATGGATGAGGAATCATTTACATCGGCGGTTGCGATGATGCTGAAGGCACGCAGAATTGAATTTTATGGAACCGGGGGATCAGGATTCGTTGCCATGGATGCCCATCACAAATTCCTTCGTACCGGCATGACGACCACTGCTTATAACGACTCCCACATGCAACTGATATCAGCATCCCAGCTAGCCAGTGAAGACCTCATCTTTTTCATTTCCCATTCAGGAGCGAATAAGGATCTACTCGAGGTATTGGAGGTAGCGAAGGGCAACGGCGTTCCGACCATTGCCATCACCCACTTTGCCAAGTCCCCCATGAGTCTAGGTGTTGACGTGTCTCTTTTCACTTCCTCACAAGAAACCGATTACCGATCAGAAGCACTCGCTTCCCGTATCGGTCAACTGAGCATCGTCGACGCTCTTTATGTGACCATTATGATGAAACGGAAAGATCAGTCCTCAAGGTCACTCCAAAAAATGAGGGACGCCATCTCCGTGAAGAAGATCTGA
- the gndA gene encoding NADP-dependent phosphogluconate dehydrogenase, which produces MGQQQIGVVGVGVMGKSLALNFESRGYKVAIYDVSEEKVAGALQEHQDKNLTGFHQVEKFIDSLEVPRKIMMMVPAGKITDLAIESILPHLDKGDILIDGGNTYFEDTVRRNKELAERGINFIGAGVSGGEEGALYGPAIMPSGQKEAYDLVEPFLTSIAAKVKGDACSTYIGPDGSGHYVKMVHNGIEYSDMQLICEAYYLMKNVLGLSAQELHETFKEWNEGELDSYLIEITADIFTKIDEETGEPLVERILDTAGQKGTGKWTSVSALDLGVPLSIITESVFARFISAMKDERVKASKILKGPKNQTFSGNKEEFIESIRKALYLSKICSYAQGFAQLQVASKEYGWNLKLGELAKIFRGGCIIRAGFLEEIMNAYDRDGELSNLLLDDYFKGIVEGYQEDAREVVATAIKLGVPVPGLASALAYYDSYRSESLPANLLQAQRDYFGAHTYQRKDKEGVFHTDWLRK; this is translated from the coding sequence ATGGGACAACAACAAATCGGTGTAGTCGGCGTCGGCGTCATGGGGAAAAGCCTTGCGCTGAATTTTGAAAGCCGTGGATATAAGGTTGCAATCTACGACGTGTCAGAAGAGAAAGTGGCAGGTGCCCTTCAGGAGCATCAGGATAAAAATCTGACAGGTTTCCACCAGGTGGAAAAATTCATCGACTCTCTTGAAGTGCCAAGGAAGATCATGATGATGGTACCGGCAGGAAAAATCACGGATCTTGCCATTGAATCCATCCTACCACACCTGGATAAAGGGGATATCCTCATCGACGGAGGAAATACATACTTCGAAGATACGGTGAGACGCAACAAGGAGCTCGCTGAGCGTGGAATCAACTTCATCGGTGCCGGAGTATCCGGTGGAGAAGAAGGGGCCCTATACGGTCCTGCAATCATGCCTAGCGGCCAGAAAGAAGCCTATGACCTCGTGGAGCCATTCCTTACTAGCATTGCAGCGAAAGTAAAAGGGGATGCATGTAGCACGTATATCGGTCCTGACGGCTCCGGTCACTATGTGAAAATGGTGCATAATGGCATTGAGTACAGCGATATGCAGCTGATCTGTGAAGCCTACTATTTGATGAAGAATGTCCTTGGATTGAGCGCACAGGAGCTTCATGAAACATTCAAGGAATGGAATGAAGGTGAACTTGACAGTTACCTTATCGAGATCACGGCCGATATCTTCACTAAGATCGATGAAGAGACGGGAGAACCTCTCGTTGAAAGGATCCTCGATACAGCTGGTCAGAAGGGAACCGGTAAATGGACAAGTGTAAGTGCACTTGATCTTGGCGTACCGCTTTCCATTATTACGGAATCCGTTTTTGCACGGTTCATCTCGGCCATGAAGGACGAGCGTGTGAAAGCGAGTAAGATCCTGAAGGGGCCAAAAAACCAAACCTTTTCAGGCAACAAGGAAGAATTCATCGAGAGCATCCGTAAAGCTCTTTATCTGAGCAAGATCTGTTCTTATGCACAAGGCTTCGCCCAGCTTCAAGTTGCTTCAAAGGAATATGGTTGGAATCTGAAACTCGGTGAACTGGCGAAAATCTTTAGAGGGGGATGCATCATCCGCGCTGGATTCCTCGAAGAAATCATGAATGCCTATGACCGTGATGGCGAGCTTTCAAATCTTCTCCTTGATGATTACTTCAAAGGCATCGTTGAAGGCTACCAGGAAGATGCACGTGAAGTCGTGGCGACAGCGATCAAGCTTGGAGTGCCTGTACCTGGACTTGCCAGTGCCCTCGCCTATTACGACAGCTACCGTTCTGAATCGCTCCCTGCGAACCTCCTTCAGGCACAACGGGACTACTTTGGTGCCCATACGTATCAGCGGAAAGATAAAGAAGGTGTCTTCCACACTGACTGGCTGAGAAAATAA
- a CDS encoding SurA N-terminal domain-containing protein gives MNKHLLTILLAAMTVLLLAACGANDDSAKKSDDSKKSSEQAKSEEEQAKQMKEMQKKMDKQKVDNDKVVAIVNDEKIKGEDYNNVLSSSQMQYQQMGQDPTSKDAAKQIKEQTIDSLVGQTLLLQQADKKGYKASDDEVDKQLEEVKKQYEDDKKFNAAMKDAGFTMDELKNQIAENIKYTKYVDKEIKTEKVTDDEVKKMYEQYASQSGQDSKDAPKLEDVEPQLKSQLEQQKKQEQLVKHVEDLKKNAKVDVKI, from the coding sequence ATGAATAAACATTTACTCACGATCCTTTTAGCGGCTATGACCGTACTGCTGCTCGCAGCTTGCGGGGCTAATGACGATAGTGCAAAAAAATCCGATGATAGTAAAAAATCCTCCGAACAGGCAAAAAGCGAGGAAGAACAAGCGAAACAAATGAAAGAAATGCAAAAAAAGATGGACAAGCAGAAAGTCGACAACGATAAAGTCGTCGCCATCGTAAATGATGAGAAAATCAAAGGGGAAGATTACAACAACGTACTATCTTCTTCTCAAATGCAATATCAGCAAATGGGTCAGGATCCAACCTCTAAGGATGCTGCCAAGCAGATCAAAGAACAAACGATCGACAGTCTTGTAGGTCAGACCCTTCTGCTTCAACAAGCGGATAAAAAAGGGTACAAAGCTTCAGATGACGAAGTGGACAAGCAGCTCGAAGAAGTCAAAAAGCAATATGAGGATGATAAAAAGTTCAATGCTGCCATGAAAGATGCCGGATTCACCATGGATGAACTGAAAAATCAAATCGCGGAAAACATCAAATATACAAAATATGTCGATAAAGAAATCAAGACCGAAAAAGTAACGGACGATGAAGTGAAGAAAATGTACGAACAGTACGCGAGCCAAAGCGGCCAAGATTCAAAAGATGCACCAAAACTTGAAGATGTCGAGCCTCAGCTCAAATCACAGCTTGAACAGCAAAAGAAACAAGAACAGCTTGTGAAGCACGTGGAAGATCTCAAGAAAAATGCAAAAGTCGACGTGAAAATCTAA
- a CDS encoding ribonucleoside-diphosphate reductase subunit alpha — translation MTSTINGTTASHRAERLLNGLRESHESLNWEEYTQKVSLYTEDQPGVEEKQLLQFLILSAVERISSNEPDWTYVAASLYLKNLYAISANARGMEPYKGLHELIGTLTEKNLYSPTLLNAYSKEEVDHLEGLIRPERDELFTYIGIVTLSERYLTKDHAGVLYELPQERFMIIAMTLLMNEPKEHRLMLVEEAYWALSNLYMTVATPTFANAGKSYGQLSSCFIDTVEDDLRSIYDSNTDVSTLSKNGGGLGIYMGKVRSRGSDIKGFKGVSSGVIPWMKQLNNTAVSVDQLGQRQGAIAVYLDVWHKDIFSFLDTRLNNGDERLRTHDLFTGVCLPDLFMEQVENREDWYLFDPHEVKTIMGYALEDHFDEEKGSGSFREKYWECVNEPALSKEVIPAIDIFKRIMISQLETGTPYMFYRDSVNRQNANSHKGMIYCSNLCTEIAQNMSPTVMEEEVVKDGKIITYKNPGDYVVCNLASVSLARTVRDGQMERVVTIGVRLLDNVIDLNDIPVLQAQLTNARYRGIGLGTFGWHHLLALEGIKWESDEAVSYCDHLYEDIAYFTIKASQKLAEEKGAYPYFPGSAWDTGAYFTNKGYEGERWLDLKDKVASKGIRNGYLMAVAPNSSTSIIAGSTASIDPLFRLEYSEEKKDYKIPVTAPDLSPKTTWYYKTAYHVDQHWSIRQNKARQHHIDQGISFNLYVRNDIKAIELLNLHMDAWKSNLKTTYYVRSTSVANFEECESCHS, via the coding sequence ATGACATCAACCATTAACGGAACAACGGCATCCCATAGAGCGGAACGTCTACTAAACGGGCTTCGGGAAAGCCATGAATCATTGAACTGGGAGGAATACACTCAAAAGGTATCCCTGTATACAGAAGATCAGCCGGGAGTGGAAGAAAAACAGCTTCTTCAGTTTTTGATCCTGTCGGCTGTTGAGCGGATCTCATCCAATGAACCTGATTGGACGTACGTGGCGGCCTCGCTTTATCTGAAGAATCTTTATGCCATCAGTGCAAATGCAAGGGGCATGGAGCCATATAAAGGCCTGCATGAACTTATCGGGACACTCACAGAGAAGAATTTGTACTCTCCAACATTACTGAATGCCTACAGCAAGGAGGAGGTGGATCATCTCGAGGGTCTCATCCGTCCTGAACGGGATGAACTGTTCACTTACATAGGAATTGTCACGCTGTCAGAGCGTTATCTCACCAAGGACCATGCAGGAGTCCTATATGAACTTCCACAGGAGCGATTCATGATCATTGCCATGACGCTACTGATGAATGAGCCGAAAGAACACAGGCTCATGCTCGTGGAGGAAGCGTATTGGGCGCTTTCAAACCTATATATGACCGTGGCGACCCCTACGTTCGCCAATGCAGGCAAGAGTTACGGACAGCTCTCGAGCTGCTTCATCGATACGGTGGAAGACGATCTGCGCAGCATCTACGACAGCAATACCGACGTGTCCACATTGAGTAAGAACGGAGGCGGGCTCGGTATCTATATGGGGAAAGTAAGAAGTCGCGGAAGTGATATCAAAGGATTCAAGGGGGTCAGCTCCGGTGTGATCCCGTGGATGAAGCAGCTGAACAATACGGCTGTCTCCGTGGATCAGCTCGGTCAGCGCCAGGGAGCCATCGCCGTCTATCTGGATGTGTGGCATAAAGATATCTTCTCCTTCCTCGATACGCGGCTGAACAACGGGGATGAGCGTCTTCGAACCCATGACCTGTTCACCGGTGTCTGTCTCCCAGACCTCTTCATGGAGCAAGTCGAGAACCGTGAGGACTGGTATCTGTTCGATCCCCATGAAGTAAAGACCATCATGGGCTATGCCCTTGAAGATCATTTCGATGAAGAAAAAGGATCCGGTTCGTTCCGGGAGAAATATTGGGAGTGCGTGAATGAGCCTGCTTTATCCAAAGAAGTCATCCCGGCGATCGATATCTTTAAGCGGATCATGATCTCCCAGCTTGAAACAGGCACGCCGTACATGTTCTATCGCGACAGTGTGAACCGTCAAAATGCGAATAGTCATAAGGGCATGATTTACTGCAGCAATCTTTGCACGGAAATCGCCCAAAATATGAGCCCGACTGTGATGGAAGAAGAAGTAGTCAAGGACGGGAAGATCATTACCTATAAAAATCCTGGAGACTATGTGGTGTGCAACCTGGCTTCCGTTTCCCTCGCAAGGACGGTACGGGACGGTCAGATGGAGCGCGTCGTCACCATCGGTGTGAGGCTCCTGGACAATGTCATTGATCTGAACGATATCCCGGTCCTGCAGGCTCAGCTGACGAATGCACGGTACAGGGGAATCGGACTCGGTACCTTCGGATGGCATCATCTCCTTGCCCTTGAAGGGATCAAATGGGAGAGCGATGAGGCAGTATCTTACTGTGATCATTTATATGAAGACATCGCCTACTTCACAATCAAGGCAAGTCAAAAGCTCGCGGAAGAAAAAGGGGCGTATCCTTACTTCCCGGGATCCGCTTGGGATACTGGAGCCTACTTCACGAATAAGGGATATGAAGGCGAGAGATGGTTGGACTTAAAAGACAAAGTGGCAAGCAAGGGAATCCGCAATGGGTATCTGATGGCAGTGGCCCCGAACTCTTCGACTTCCATCATTGCCGGTTCGACGGCAAGTATCGATCCACTCTTCAGACTGGAATATTCCGAAGAGAAGAAAGACTACAAGATCCCGGTCACGGCACCGGACCTATCGCCCAAAACGACCTGGTACTATAAAACCGCCTATCATGTGGATCAGCACTGGAGCATCAGACAGAACAAGGCAAGGCAGCATCATATCGATCAGGGGATTTCCTTCAACCTGTATGTGAGGAATGACATCAAGGCGATTGAGCTTCTTAACCTTCATATGGATGCGTGGAAATCGAATTTGAAAACAACCTATTATGTAAGGTCGACTTCTGTTGCAAACTTTGAAGAGTGCGAGAGTTGCCACAGCTAA